Genomic window (Daucus carota subsp. sativus chromosome 5, DH1 v3.0, whole genome shotgun sequence):
ATCAAGATCTCCAAGTCCCAATTCAGAATCTCTACAAGCTGCCCACTTCGCCTGAGTTCTTGTTCCAAGAAGAAGCCATCGCTCAGCGCCGCTCTTGGGGCGAGAATTTGACGTATTATACGGGTATTTCGTATCTCGCCGGAGCGGTCGCCGGCGCCGGAATTGGTTTTGTTGAGGGGGTGAAGGCGTCGGAGCCGGGGGATACTTTGAAGCTCAGGATTAATCGGGTGTTGAACGGGTCGGGTCACACGGGTCGGAAATTTGGGAACCGGGCCGGGGTGATCGGGTTGATGTATGCTGGGTTGGAGAGTGGGATGGTGTCGCTGAGGGATACGGATGATGTGATTAATAGTGTGGCGGCGGGGTTGGGGACCGGAGTGCTTTATAAGGCGGCGGCTGGTGTGAGGTCTGCGGCGGTGGCTGGGGCGATTGGGGGTGTTGTTGTGGGAGTGGCGG
Coding sequences:
- the LOC108220537 gene encoding mitochondrial import inner membrane translocase subunit TIM23-2; protein product: MAYPPNQPDPNEPNRRLYNPYQDLQVPIQNLYKLPTSPEFLFQEEAIAQRRSWGENLTYYTGISYLAGAVAGAGIGFVEGVKASEPGDTLKLRINRVLNGSGHTGRKFGNRAGVIGLMYAGLESGMVSLRDTDDVINSVAAGLGTGVLYKAAAGVRSAAVAGAIGGVVVGVAVTGKQMLRRYVPI